ACCATGTTGGCCATGCCCCAACTAAAAAAGTCCCGCGTGGCTTCAAGATCGGCAGTAGTGTGAAAGATACGCTTGGGCGTGCCCGTGGTCCCGGAACTGGACAGGGTGACCACCCGCTCTATCTCGTCGCGGGACACACTGAGGAGCGAGTCCGGATTGGTCCGCAACAACTCCGGCTCAATCATCGGCAAATGGGAAAAATCGTCCAGGGATGTCAGATTCGCCGTGTCCACGCCGGCAAGATGCCTCGCATAGTGCGGACTGCCCCGCCGGGCATGGTCCACCAGTTCCTTGAGCCGTTCAAGGAGCCAGGCGTTCAATTCGGGCCGGGTCGGCACCGCTTCCCGCCCCATGCGCCCGGCCAGCCAGCGGTCAAGATTCGACAGGCTCATGACATTTGCCCCGATACAGGGTTTCGCCGCCCATGGACGTCAGGTTGTAGGCGCAAAACGGAATGAGCCGCCCGTCCGGCGAAACCTCGTGAATGCAACATCCCTTGAGCCGTTCCAGATCCAATGTCCAGCAGTCCTGAAAAGCCATGGCCGACACGGCGAAAGTATGGGTGGCCGCCCGTCGGATAAAAACGTCCAGGGCATCCTCGGACGCTCCCCCGGCCACGTCGTCCGGCGCGGCGTCGAAAGCCATGGGCAGCCGGCTGTCCGGGGCGGCCCACTGCCGTTTGACAAAAGCCTTGGACGCATCCGCTCCTTCCGAGGCGGGACGCGGAGCGCATCCGCAGGAACCGCCCGAGGAAAGCCGGGTCAACCCGCCCGTCTCGGTGACCACGTAGTTGGCGTGGAATGAGCAGAGGGCATGTTCGCAGCCGGGCGGCCGAAAATCCGCCGCCCGAAGCATGCCGCCCGTCTGGGTTTCCAGCCCCCGCATGATCTCGGGCAGGGTGATGCGCTCTCCGTCGTCCGGCGCCTTGGGATAGCGGCCGAAATAACTGACCGGCTGAAAATGCACCCCCCGCACCGCCGGGGAACGCTCCACGCCCAGCCGGAGGATCTCGCCCAGGTCACGGTCGTTGACCCCCGGCACCACCGTGGGCACCAGGATGACACCCACCCCGGCCCCGGCCAGGGCGTCCAGGGCCTGAAGCTTGGTCTTGAGCAGGGCGCGGCCCCGCAGGGTCTCGTAAATCGGGTCCCGCACGCCGTCGAACTGAAGGAAAACCGAGTCCAGCCCAGCCTCGGCCAGCCGGGCCGCATAGCCCGATTCGCGACCGAGCCGCAGCCCGTTGGTGTTCAGCTGGATAAACGGAAAGCCCTTGGCCTTGCCTAGCCGAATGATTTCGGGCAGGTCTTCGCGCACCGTGGGTTCGCCGCCCGAAAGCTGGATGTTGCAATGCCCCGAAGCCACCTCCACGCGATCGAAAAGACGCCCCAGGTCCTTCAAGGAAGGATCGGGCGAAGCCGCCTTGCCGGAGGAGGCGAAACAGACCGGACACCCCAGATCGCAACGCCAGGTGACCTCGATGAGCGCCGTGCAGGTATGCTGGCGGTGGGCGTCACACAGCCCGCAATCCAATGGGCACCCCAGCTCCACTCTGGTGAACGGCGTTTTGGGCCCGGATGGGACCTTGGGCCGCACCCAGGAGGCGAAGGACGGCTCGCCGCGCCAGACCACGGTGCGAAATTCGCCGTGCTCCGGGCAGGTCTTGACCAGAAAGGTCTCATTGCCCACGGTCTCGTGACTGGCGGGAATAGCTTTCAGGCAGACCGGACAAACGCTTCTCGGGCTCGAATTCACGGCAGTTCGCGCCCTTCGGCCGGATCCAGCCCGTTGTCCACCAGAATCTCTCGAACCTTGGCGTTGGCGTCGGCCACCAATCCGCCGCAGCGTTCCGGGTGGGGTTTGCCACAGCCGCCGTCCAGAATGGTGCCACAGGTGATGCCGCCGTATTCCAGGGTCCGCTCCGTGAACCAGTCGCGCAGGGACTCCAACATGACCGGCAGAACCTCCTCGGGCTCTTCCATGTCCAATCCCTTGCCCGCGTACAACCCGAGCGCCAGGACCGCCCCGGTGAGCACACCGCACGGCCCGGAGCAGTCGCCCAGGCCGTTGCACAGTCCACCCGCGGCCCGGATCAGGTCCGGGTCCTCACGGCCCATCTCGTCCAGGGCCATGACGACCACCATCTGACTGCAACAATATCCCTTTCCGGCCAGCTCCATGACCCGAAGTCCGGCATCGTCCAACATAGTCATGCTCCTTGTTTTCGCGCGATCATCAGGAAATAGCTCAATCCCCGCCCGCAACCGCAGGCCCCCCCGTCGCCGGCCCAGGCGAGCCGGGCGGCCAGGTCCCGCAGATGGGCGGAATGATCTTCCAGCACCTCGACGGTGAAGCCGCCGTCGCGGACCAGTCGGGCGGTCTCGGCCAAGGGTGCGGCCCGGTCCGCGCAGGACGCGCCATCCCCCGGAACGGATGAGGCCGCGCACAGGTCGGATAGGACCAAAAAACCGCCGGGACGCAACACCCGACGGAATTCGGCCAGCCCGACGGCCCGGTCCTCAAACAGGGAAAAAACGCACTCGCAAAAAAGCGCGTCAAAGATTTCCGGCAAAAACGGCAATTGGTCGCCGCGCGCCCGGACAAGCCCCGGTGCGCCCTGCGCCCGGATGAGCTGGTCGGCCGAAGGCTCCACGCCCCAGGCCTGCACACCATAACGCGAACGCAGCCGGGCCACTGTGGCCCCAAGCCCCGCGCCCACATCCAGGACCCGCCAACCCGGCACCGCGCCGATGTGGTCCGCCGCCCGGTCGGTCAACTCGAAGCCGCCCGGCCTGAGCGTTCGCCCGGCCACGGCGCGCAGCTCCTCCCGCTCCCACAGCGGACGCGGCGCACAGGACACGATTACTTATCCTCCAGCAACTGCTCCACTTGATACATCTTGCCCAAGGCGAGGTGTTCGGGAATGAGCACGTAACCGCATTGCGGGCAGACAGGCAGCTCCACGGTGAACTGAGAGTTGAGATAGGTCAGTTCCACCGGTTTCATGACCATGTCCTCGTCACAGGCGGCGCACCGCCAGCCCCCGGCCCCGGTTCCCGGCACCGTGATCACGCTCATGGCTGCCCTCCCTTTATCTTCATGCGATGACACCAGGCGTTGTGCACCAGGTACCCGTCGTCTCTCGATTCGTATTCCACCCAGTAGGTCACCACGGCCGGGCGGAACGAGGCCAGGAAACGGCCGGTCTCGCCATGGACCAGGTGCCTTCCCGAGCGCTCGGCCTGAAGCAGGACCTTCTGCACGTCGCTCGTCAGGATGCGCCGCGCCTCCATGGCCGCCGCCCCCGCCTCGGTGCAGGTCATCCGGATCTTCTCGAAATCCTCGGCCGACACCCCGTCGGCCTCGCTCCACAGCTCGCGCAGAAGCCTTTCGCGCAGGCGAACGCGATTCTCGCGCCGCTCGGAATGGCCCGGCGTGGGCCGCGCGCCCGGTTCGCCGTCGCCTGGGTACAGCAAGTCGTAAAGATGCATGGTCCGCTTGCCCGTGCGGGCGATCATCTCCCGGCACATGGCGCAATAGGTCACGTAGTCCTCGGCCACGGCCTCGGCCCGCGCCCGTGCGGCCGCTTGACCGAGTTCCGGATCCACCTCGTTGAGCAGGCCGCCATAGCCGCAACACTGGGTCAACTCGCCGTTGTACTCCGGCTCGACCATAGACACCCCGAGGGCATCCAGCAGGCCGCGCACATCGGCGCGCAACGCTCCGTCCTCGCGGGCGGCGCAGGGGTCGTTCACGGCCAAGGTCCCGCCCGCCCTCAGGGCGGTCTCCGGCAACCCGAGGGCATTCAGGATGGACCAGTGGGAGACGATCTCCGCGTCCGGCATGGCCTCGCGCAAGGTCTTGATGCAGGAAGGACAGGCCGCGATGATGCGCGGCGAACCGAGGCCCTCCCAGGCCGCCTTCAATTCGGCCAGGGACTCCTCGAACAGGGCTTCGCGCCCGGACCAACGGGCCGGAGCCCCGCAACAACGCAAAATCAGCCCGACCTTGCCCAGCCGGGCCCGAAGGTCCGCGTAGGCGCGCTCCGCGCCGCCGGGGTCGGTGGCGGTCAACTGGCAGCCGGGGAAAAAGACGTATTCGCTCTCGGTCGCGCCCGGCGCGTGCCGGGCCAGGGCGCACTTGACACCGTCGGCAAAGGCCATGTCGCGCAGAGCGAACTCGTGGGCCGAAGGCGGCATGGTCCCTTTGTCGATCATGCGCCGCCGCGCTTCAAGGCAGACATCGTCCATGGCGAAGTCCTCGGGACAAACAGTCCCGCACAACCCGCAAAGCATGCACGAATTGATCAGCTTGTTGGCCTGGCGCGTGCCCCGGACAATGGCCTCGTTGTTGTAGACCTGGCGTATGTAGACCTTGGGGTATTGCTTGTAGTGCTTGAGATAGACGCACCCCTTGACGCACTCCATGCACTCGCACTTGAGGCAACGGGCGGCTTCCCGCACGGCGCCCGCCTCGTCGTACCCTCCATCGGCGGGGACCGGCTCGACCGGGTCAACCTTGTCCAGGCGGGTGTACAGACGCGTCTCGTAGGGACCTTCGAGCTCACGGCTCTTGACCATGGACACGCCTTGGGAAAAACGCAAAATGGAATTGGCCGCGCGACGTCCGGCCGCGGCCATGAAAACCGGCGAGGTCTCGCCCGTCCTGCCGACAAAAAGGCCCAACCGGTTGGTACCGAGCGTGATCTCGTCGGGCTCGCCGAAGGTCAGCATCGTTTCGGGCACGCCGTCGCTGTCGATAAAGACCGCGTCGCGCCCCTCCAGTTGCGCCTCGACCAGCTCCGGGGTAAGCGCGGCGTCCCGCTCGATGGTCACGCCCATGCGGTCCATGACCGCGAGTTCCCCGTCGAGCACCCCGTCGGGCAGGACAACGCCCACGTCCGGCCGGGTACAGTAGACGGTCACGGCGAACCCTTTGCGGGCAATCTCCCAGGCCGCGCACAGTCCGGTCATGGTTCCGCCGATGACGGCCACGGATTTACCGTTGCGCGGCAGGGGGCGGGGCGGTTTGGGCGATTGGGCCGCGTCCGCCAGGAACCGTTCCAGCGCCCCCATCTCTATGGAGCCGCCCTTGTCCTTGCGCAAACAGGCCGCCTTGCACGGCGCGTCGCAGATTCGGGCCAGCACCCCGGGCAGGGGCATCGTCTTGGCCAGCACGGCCCAGGCCTTGTCCACGCGGCGCGCAGCCAGCAGGGAACAGCACTCGCGTGCGTCCACGTGCAAGGGGCAGGCCGCCGTGCATCGGGGAGATTCCTCCTGGATGCACTTGTATTCCCACTGTCTGAGTTCCGCTTGTTCCATAGCTCACCATTACGGAAAAAGGCGGCCCATGCCAAGGGCACGGGCCGCCGTTATTTCGGTTCTGTGCCGTTAGCCCTTGAGGGCGGCGAGCACCTTCTCGGGGTAGGCGGGCAGATGACGGATACGCGCGCCACAAGCGTTGTAGATGGCGTTGATGATCGCCGC
This is a stretch of genomic DNA from Desulfovibrio sp. Huiquan2017. It encodes these proteins:
- a CDS encoding pyridine nucleotide-disulfide oxidoreductase/dicluster-binding protein — protein: MEQAELRQWEYKCIQEESPRCTAACPLHVDARECCSLLAARRVDKAWAVLAKTMPLPGVLARICDAPCKAACLRKDKGGSIEMGALERFLADAAQSPKPPRPLPRNGKSVAVIGGTMTGLCAAWEIARKGFAVTVYCTRPDVGVVLPDGVLDGELAVMDRMGVTIERDAALTPELVEAQLEGRDAVFIDSDGVPETMLTFGEPDEITLGTNRLGLFVGRTGETSPVFMAAAGRRAANSILRFSQGVSMVKSRELEGPYETRLYTRLDKVDPVEPVPADGGYDEAGAVREAARCLKCECMECVKGCVYLKHYKQYPKVYIRQVYNNEAIVRGTRQANKLINSCMLCGLCGTVCPEDFAMDDVCLEARRRMIDKGTMPPSAHEFALRDMAFADGVKCALARHAPGATESEYVFFPGCQLTATDPGGAERAYADLRARLGKVGLILRCCGAPARWSGREALFEESLAELKAAWEGLGSPRIIAACPSCIKTLREAMPDAEIVSHWSILNALGLPETALRAGGTLAVNDPCAAREDGALRADVRGLLDALGVSMVEPEYNGELTQCCGYGGLLNEVDPELGQAAARARAEAVAEDYVTYCAMCREMIARTGKRTMHLYDLLYPGDGEPGARPTPGHSERRENRVRLRERLLRELWSEADGVSAEDFEKIRMTCTEAGAAAMEARRILTSDVQKVLLQAERSGRHLVHGETGRFLASFRPAVVTYWVEYESRDDGYLVHNAWCHRMKIKGGQP
- the trsS gene encoding radical SAM (seleno)protein TrsS; translated protein: MNSSPRSVCPVCLKAIPASHETVGNETFLVKTCPEHGEFRTVVWRGEPSFASWVRPKVPSGPKTPFTRVELGCPLDCGLCDAHRQHTCTALIEVTWRCDLGCPVCFASSGKAASPDPSLKDLGRLFDRVEVASGHCNIQLSGGEPTVREDLPEIIRLGKAKGFPFIQLNTNGLRLGRESGYAARLAEAGLDSVFLQFDGVRDPIYETLRGRALLKTKLQALDALAGAGVGVILVPTVVPGVNDRDLGEILRLGVERSPAVRGVHFQPVSYFGRYPKAPDDGERITLPEIMRGLETQTGGMLRAADFRPPGCEHALCSFHANYVVTETGGLTRLSSGGSCGCAPRPASEGADASKAFVKRQWAAPDSRLPMAFDAAPDDVAGGASEDALDVFIRRAATHTFAVSAMAFQDCWTLDLERLKGCCIHEVSPDGRLIPFCAYNLTSMGGETLYRGKCHEPVES
- a CDS encoding DVU_1555 family C-GCAxxG-C-C protein; amino-acid sequence: MLDDAGLRVMELAGKGYCCSQMVVVMALDEMGREDPDLIRAAGGLCNGLGDCSGPCGVLTGAVLALGLYAGKGLDMEEPEEVLPVMLESLRDWFTERTLEYGGITCGTILDGGCGKPHPERCGGLVADANAKVREILVDNGLDPAEGRELP
- the trsM gene encoding DVU_1556 family methyltransferase, whose product is MSCAPRPLWEREELRAVAGRTLRPGGFELTDRAADHIGAVPGWRVLDVGAGLGATVARLRSRYGVQAWGVEPSADQLIRAQGAPGLVRARGDQLPFLPEIFDALFCECVFSLFEDRAVGLAEFRRVLRPGGFLVLSDLCAASSVPGDGASCADRAAPLAETARLVRDGGFTVEVLEDHSAHLRDLAARLAWAGDGGACGCGRGLSYFLMIARKQGA
- a CDS encoding DVU_1557 family redox protein → MSVITVPGTGAGGWRCAACDEDMVMKPVELTYLNSQFTVELPVCPQCGYVLIPEHLALGKMYQVEQLLEDK